A genome region from Myxocyprinus asiaticus isolate MX2 ecotype Aquarium Trade chromosome 12, UBuf_Myxa_2, whole genome shotgun sequence includes the following:
- the LOC127449679 gene encoding cytohesin-interacting protein-like, whose protein sequence is MTASVQYIRKLFGKSSCATNNLLNTGHKTQKSTNDHKTTKNKYERNVESPKRKVQQTRDNTEHCIWKSVILRRKENETFGFDIQTSSDERTVSPEQDLGSCACWVKENSLAESCGLMTGDAIVTVNSVYAAGFTHQQIKDLIQNSSFLKMEIIGGATVKHRQLYGKLYLLQRQLTEKHEELQTLITQEVRLGGGTTESI, encoded by the exons ATGACAGCATCTGTACAATacatcagaaagctgtttggtaaAAGCAGCTGCGCGACTAACAACCTGCTGAACACCGGACACAAAACACAGAAGAGCACGAATGATCACAAAACAACCAAAAACAAATATGAAAGAAACGTAGAAAGTCCTAAACGAAAA GTACAGCAGACCCGAGACAATACAGAACACTGCATATG GAAAAGTGTCATTTtaagaagaaaagaaaatgaaacctttGGGTTTGACATCCAG ACAAGCAGTGATGAGAGAACGGTCAGCCCTGAGCAGGATTTGGGCTCATGTGCGTGTTGGGTAAAAGAGAACAGTCTCGCAGAGAGTTGTGGGTTAATGACAG GTGATGCTATTGTCACAGTCAACAGTGTATACGCCGCAGGATTCACTCATCAGCAAATCAAGGATCTTATTCAAAATTCCTCCTTCTTAAA GATGGAGATAATCGGGGGTGCTACAGTAAAACACAGACAACTGTATGGGAAGCTGTATCTCCTGCAG CGACAGCTTACAGAGAAACACGAAGAGCTTCAGACACTCATCACACAGGAAGTGCGTCTGGGAGGAG GTACCACGGAAAGCATCTAA